The following nucleotide sequence is from Euleptes europaea isolate rEulEur1 chromosome 3, rEulEur1.hap1, whole genome shotgun sequence.
ATTGTTCAAATTCTCTGTTTAAGGTGTTTTAATCCATTGCTGTTTTTACTGGCAAATTTACAAACCAGCAGAGTTGCATTCTGTCTAGGAGGCTGGCATATCGAGGTTCTAACAAACCACGGCACACATGCAACCAGCAAAAAGTGCCAGAATAGAGTATCCTGATTATTCATCGGTACTATACAGGTGACCTTAATATCTATAATGCAGGGGGACTTACATAGCATGTTtgcctagtacatttttatcccacccttttttcAAGTAGCACAGGGCAGCATATATGATTATACcatgtcacaacaaccctgtgaggtaggttaggctgagtgaggaTGACCGGCCCAGGAGGTTTTTGAAACATTTAATGAAACGTTTTATTGATTTGTGTCCGCActgttttccctctgtttggcACTGGAACCGTTTTGCAATCGTTTAATCACCATGTTGTCTGCAAACACTTATACAATGATGTTTCCTTTTTCGCCATTTCTAGGATGACTTCCCCTGAGGGGCAGACATATTTAAGACACTATTCATTTCTCCACACACCCCCATTGAACACACCCACTGCGTTGctcatctccccccttcccaatttcccttcccctctcctctcgctaaccattttctgtgcttttaattgtttttaattaaatgcaATTGGACTACCAAAGGAACATTAAAATGTTAGACTAGCAAAGGAATGTTGAAGCATTGGACTAACACCCTTCCGTTGCTTTGCACAGGGTCATGATTTATCCTGAAGTCTATTATTTCCTTTACGTGCATTTATCTCGCAAGAGTGTGACTCCTAACCATCCCCCTCCTCTTGAGGGACTTGGGACTTGGCTGATTTCCTACGAGTGGggcagaaagggagaaagaggtcCTCACTTATGTGAGCTAAACAAAAAATGCAGTGTGAGCAAATACACGCGTGGACGCCTTCCTACTCTGCCCACCTGCCCCAATATCTGTGCTTTGGTACACCTTTTGTACACCTTAAAGTGGCCACAAGGGGCCCGGGAAGAGCGGCAGCACTAATGAAAGAGGCTGCTGGCATGACAACAGAAGAGAGGGGGGGAGTGCCCTGCTGACCATGATGCCACGTATGATGCGACGCTCTCCAGGGGAACATTTGGTTTGTGGGCCCAGGCCCACCGGGGATCCGGAGGCCCGGTCCCTCCCACGGGggcacccacccccacccatgaCCCCGCACTGAATAAAACCCCCAAACCAATGCGAGTACAAAGTTAAGCAGCATACAAAATACAAGTACAAACATGGGTGGATTGAACCAGGTCACAACTTCATTGGTTACAGCattaggcactggcaagcataggggtgagatcctgacatcaggtgacccatgTGCCAACTGATGTagcctgcgcccaacccgcctaCTGGGCGCAACCTGAGATGGCAGTAGGCAGGGCCCACTCGGATGGCAGCCACCGTGTggcccactgccacttgggaggagacCATCCCCACAGTCCCCGTCTGGGCATGTCTGACTCCAGgcttcccccaaaaccccttattgggatccaGGAAGGttttaggaggggggggggaggcaaaatttacttttcctccttcctcaaTTTTTTCTCTATTGTGTGCATAAGTGCAAAAGCATGCAAGTTTGGGAGAGGCAGACTGCCTCTTCCTTTATCTGAATAGATATTGGGCGGGAATTAACTCCCTCTCACTGCTAAAGGAAGGTTTGGGGCAACCAGCCCAAAACTAGAAGACATTGGATGCATTGCCTGATTCTAACTCATCTTATTATTCCAGGAACCTTTGAGCTTGTAAGGGCCTCTTCCCCTTTATACTTTAAACGGTTGGTGGGGTGATGGTGAAGGGGGGGAGGGCACCAAGATTAATTTGGATTGGAGAAAATAATGTCCCCTCAGATCTCAATTACCCTTCCCCCCCAAAGGATTCATTAGGCTGCAAATGGAGCAGAGCCACTACAGTATAATGGGTCCTTGGGGGAGAATTTGGGTCAGGGGACATAGACATACACCAGATGTTATCGCCACAGGGAGATTTTTCTGTGCCTTGGCTTCCAAAGTGGGGCTTTTTTTGGTGCATCCATGTGATGTCATCTTGTATTCATCCACTCTCCAAGCCTGGCAGTATTTCCAAGCGTCTCTCCCAGGAACCACTGCCCATCAGAGTAGAAAAATGCTGatctagatgggccactggtctggtTTGTTATAAATCAGCTCCATGTGTTTATCCCACTCTCCACTGAGCTCCTCCATTCCATTGGCAGGATGTTCCAGAGCCATCCTGAGACCATGGAGCACTTTGCCAGGTTGAAGCACCTGAAGACGCTTGATGAAATGAGGAGCTCAGAAGAACTGAAGAAGCACGGGACGACCGTCCTCAACGCCCTGGGCAGAATCCTGAAGCGGAAGGGGCAACACGAAGCAGAACTCAAGCCGCTGGCACGGAGCCATGCCACCAAGCATAAAATTCCCATCAGGCACCTCGAGGTAAGGGTGGGTAATGACCAGGATGCAGGGAGGAGATCCCAGGCTTGCCTTCCTCTCTGCAGTTTGAGTTTGGGCAAGTGTTTTTATCTGCTGCCTGAAACTTTGAAAACTAATATGAGAAGCTTGATACAATAACTTGGTAGGTAATGGGGCATAgttgattctttctttctttctttctttctttctttctttctttctttctttctttctttctttctttctctctctatttctttctttctttctctatttctttctctatttctttctctatttctctctctctctctagtccTTTTACAGGCTGCACAGTTCCAGAATGAAAAGAGCTAgagcctttcttttaaaaaacggaAGCTAGAAACTAGTACGTTGTAGCAGTATATCATTGtaatgttataatgctatagtgatCTAGCAATGTTTGTGgtgtgaagtgcagtcaagtcacagccaggttatggtgaccccagcaaggggctttcaaggccagtgagaagcagaggtggtttgccactgttttAGTTCTGTTTCTGCTAAAACCCAGCTCCTATTATCCCTCTGGGGAAAAGGTTGGGTTCTACTAAAACTGTGATAGCCAGGTTGGGGGTGGGTGCATCTTGgcactaattagggttgccagcctccaggtggtggctggagatctcctgtttatTACAGCAGATTtccaagtgatagagatcagatcacctggaggaaatggccgctttggcaattggattttatggcattgaagtccctcccctccccaaagcccgccctcctcaggcttcaccccaaaaacttcccactgcagggaagatggacctggcaaccctaacattaatgCATGTGTATGTTAAAAGTACACATAATGCTTGTGCCTGACTTCTTAATCATTTCTCCTATAcccatctaaaggtaaaggtcccctgtgcaagcaccgggtcattcctgaccaatggggtgacgtcacatctcgacgtttcctaggcagactttgtttacggggtggtttgctagtgccttcccccagtcaatttccctttaccccagcaagctgggtactcattttacagacctcagaaggatggaaggctgagtcaaccttgagccggctacctgaaaccaacttccgtcgggatcgaactcaggttgtgagcagagcttggactgcagtactgcagcttaccactctgtgccacgaggcaTCTAGACAGAGAATAAttattgctgaatttatttggagTTGCAGCTCTTCTAGGCATATCATCAAATCCATTGTGAACGTAAACATGCTATTAACACATTCTTTAAAAAGTAAACTGTTATGGTCAATTCAACCTGCGGTTGATAACTTCAGATGCTTCAgcagtgtggtgtgtgtgtgagtgagagagagaaagagagcgaaaTAAGAGGCAGTGGTCATTGCTAGGACAATGGTGTCACCTTTCAGACATTGTCCTATTTTTATCTGTGAAATATTGAAAGGTCTGTAATTGTGCCCCTGGGGACAGACCCAATTTTAGAGTACCCATTCAGAAGGAATTTTCTTGAAGAGGAATTTATTTTAGTCAAATTTCTAGTTGCTCCTTTCCTTCTTAAAAGCTTATGGAGAAGAACAAGGCTGTACACATAAAATGCTCAATTAAAACCAGCTTAAACAAGATAAAATATATTGAAAACTACCCCTTCACCTCAGACTCACTCAAACCCAGCCACTAATAGTCAACCACATTAAAAAGGAATTACAACTTTTCTGAAAGATGTTCCAGTTTGAGATTTGGCAAACCGGAAGACTCCAAAATTGCTGGGTAGGACGGTGCCCCATACAACTTTCAGTACAGCACAGATGAAAGAAACACCCAcccagggtagggttgtcagttctaggttgggagattttgggggtgaagcctgaggagggcagggtttggagagggaggggggctcttcaatgccatagggcgtTCACAcatggctaggatgtcattggtttgtccctctcatgtctcacacttttctatcccgAGATCAAAAAATAGAACACACTCCGCCCGGCATCAGTCCCACAAAGATCAGGGAGGACTGTTCCCATGTGCAGGTCTGCGGTATAGTAGGGGAGTGGTTATCATTTTcgtcactgctttgtgattggctgatgctGGTTAAGGGTTGACCTAACGCTGAggtttttatatgtatatatatatatatatattatactgGCATTGTATCAGCATTAAACTTCCTCGGTTTtagacctcccccctcctctcggaTCTATCTTTACTCTGtgcctttgcaaaataaaaacagcgaGGTGGGTGGGCGCTGGTTCCCCTGGGCAGTGAAAGAGCGCCAATGGCAGGGGCGGAGGGAGCCTTCTCACAGACCTTGAAGGAGGGCTGCCTCTAGTTCTTGGTCAGGAGGGGGAAAACCTACTCTCCTTCCTATCCACATTAGTGTGCCCCTTCACAGCTGTAGCTGCAGCAGAAGAGGAGTGCGTGTGTGAGTGTATAGGGGAGCAACGGCAAAGCTCCCAGCCACACCGCTCCACTTCCATGTTTCTTGTTACTGCTGTGTTTTCTCAAAAGCCGAAGCACCACCCGCCCGCCAATCTGATTTGATGGTATACCAACATACCATGCTGATGATGCCTGCATCAGCAGATGAGGATATAGACAGAATTTGTAACTTGCATTTCTTCAAACatcactcttagggttgccaggtgcctgctggtggcgggcaaatccctggcaatttacccctctgcccaccaaccacctgagggtcggcgggcaaacgtgcatgcacgTGTGATTACTGtgcgtgtcacttctggtttagaaccagaagttccgccttgcgaggggccttatacctctttgtttgagtggtaaagggccgcatgCACGCACTTTCAGACTACAGCCTCctaccggaggagaggagggacctggcaaccctaatcacgcTAAGACACACTGGAGTCAGTTTATATAGTCTACTAGTTACCAAGTGCAGAGAAATCAGGCACTCTACATGCATGTGCAAGAACAAGTCCTTTGTTCCAAGTACATGTGCTTAGGCTTCAGGTGTTAGCAAATATTTATGTTTTATAGCTTGTCCTTTCCTCTTAGTGACTGGAAATAATCTTCCCAGCCTTgacctgagggggaggggctatggctcagtggtagatgtTGGATTAAATGCTGGtgcctaatttgattgacagaaGGTTATGTGCTCCTccggaatcagcccctcccttctggtgacagttacttgtaaccaactgaCGCTGCCAAGGGCCTCTGTCGTTgaaacaggtggaatatccttcaccgagtgagtgctgggatattgccccacagaagggattggattaatttccttccccccctcttcagtagaacctttgcttggcatgcagaaggtcccaggttcaatccctggcatctccagttaaagggactaggcaagtaggtgatgtgtaagacctctatctgagaccttggagaactgctgcaggtctgagtagacaatactgactatgatggaccaagggtctgattcagtgtaagacagcttcatgagttcatgtgtgacCTATGCCATATACATTATATATAGCATTGAATAActacccttttcttctttctgtgcAGTTCATTTCTGAAGTGATTGTTGCCTTCATTGCTGATAAATACTCTGAGGATTTTGGGGACGATTCCCAAGCGGCAATGAGGAAGGCCTTGGAGATGTTCCGGAATGACATGGCTAGCAAGTACAAGGAGTTTGGGTTCCAGGGCTAGCACGGACACAGAGGAGGAGTGCCTCCTTAGAGTGGCGTTGACATATGTAACAGCACAGGTGTTGCTTAAGGAGAAGAACGTTCTCATTTCATTACGTAGGAAAATAATTTGGCACTGGGTTGAAACATTCACTCCAAACTAAAGCCCAGACTATATGGGATGGGAGCAgatccacatttttaaaaactccataTGAGTGTAAAGCCAAAGACTGGGTCTGCGAATGATTTAAAGGGCCAAAGGAGTGCGCAGGCAAGGTCCCTGTGCATGTGCTGAACTCTTTCTTACCTACATTCCACTTTTACTcctttagccagcatggtgtagtgtttaggagcggtggatgctaatctggagaaccgagtttgattccccacttctccacatgaagccagctggttgaccttgggctagtcatagttctctccaaactctctcagcccaaactacctcacaaggtgtctgctgtggggaggggaagggaaggagattatacgctggtttggttcttcttaaaaggtagagaaaatcagcatataaaaaccaactcttcttctgttttcccctccctgcccctgagGTATTTTCTCCTCCAGTTCCGCTCTGATACGAGAAATGAGTCCAGCTATTATAAAAATGCAGGGACTGAAGGCGGATGAGCATTCACAGAGCAGAGGGAGGATTCAGTGCTCCCCTGCCCATGTACCCCTTTGGGCCCGTGCTTTACatgtgaatagggttgtcaatctccaggtggagcctggaggtctcctggtaaAACAATtgatctcccgactacagaggtcagttcccctggaggaaatggatgctttggagggagaaaTCTATGGTATTGTATactgatgtctctcccctccccaaaccctaccttccccaggctccacccccaaaatctccaggaagttcccagcccagaactggcgACATGTGGATGTGGCATACCTGTATTCAATGCAGCTCTTCCCCATCTTGTAATTCAGGCCATCAGTTGATGCTGCCATCTGGATTTTACCTAGACAGCAAGAAGTATGTTTTTGAATTAAATAAACCCATTTTCCGCACGGTGTGTGTTCAGTTCTTATTTGAAGGCAAGCCTGGGGTAGAAGCAagaaaaacagaggaagaaacTTAGTTTGGTTTGTAATCT
It contains:
- the MB gene encoding myoglobin — encoded protein: MGLSDQEWQRVLDIWGKLEPDLPEHGQEVIIRMFQSHPETMEHFARLKHLKTLDEMRSSEELKKHGTTVLNALGRILKRKGQHEAELKPLARSHATKHKIPIRHLEFISEVIVAFIADKYSEDFGDDSQAAMRKALEMFRNDMASKYKEFGFQG